TTGGTACAGGCCTGCGCCGGGGCGGTCATCCAAATCCCTTTCGGTGCGGCGGCGGTGATTTGCGGAATGATGGCGAGCCCGAAAAATGTGACCACTGACCAAGTGGCACAAGGCGACACCTCAACCGGTTATACTGCGACCAACCGACCCGACAACCGTGCGTCCCACCATCCGACAGGAGCAGCATCATGCTGCATGCCATCTGGAAGGGCGGATCGCTTCGCTCGTGGATCGCGATCGGCATGGCGGTGGCCATCCTCCCGCTCGGCGCCTCCGCGATCGGTGGCTACCTCGTGCTCGGCCGCGGCGTGGTGGCGTCATTCCAGGACGTCGCGGCGCGGCAGCGCAATCAGCTCGATCCGACCCAGCGACTCCGACTTCTTCTCGCCGATGCCACCGAGCCGCTTGATGATTTCGTCGATGAAGGGGATCCGCGCGATCCGGCAGCCTATCGCGAAGCGCGGGGACGGATCGAATCCCTCTTTGCGGACCTCGGTCCCCGGATGCAGCGCGATAGCGCCCTCCGTTCGCTGGTCGCGCGGGCCGAGGACGACTGGACCAGCGCCGACCGCATCGCCACGCGCGTCCTCGCGGTGCGGCGCGCCGCGGGCGACACGGCGAACGCCGCGCAGATGGACGAATTCCATGGCCTGGTGAACTCGGCAGACGACAAGCTCGGGGCATTGTACGAAGACCTGGCTGCCGATGTTCACGCCGATCACGATCAGGCGTTGCGCGATGTCGAGCGATCCGAGTGGCTTGCCGTTGCAGCCGCGATTCTCTCTGCGCTGGCGATCCTCGTCGGGGTGATCATCATCGGCCGGGTGATCTCGGGAAGCGTCGAACGGCTCGTGAGCGGCGCCGAGCGCTTTGCCGCAGGGGACCGGGAGCACCGGATCGACGTGACGGTCCCACCCGAACTGCATCGGGTTGCCCAGGAATTCAACCGGATGATCGGGCGGATCCACGAATCCGAGGATGCGCTCGCCGATCTCGCACGCCGCGACAGCCTGACGCGTCTCCTCAACCGCCGCGCGTTCGACGAAGCGCTGATCGAGATGTTCGCCCGCCAGGAGCGATTCGGCGAGCCGTTCGCGCTGGTGCTCTTCGACCTCGATCATTTCAAGCGGGTCAATGACGTCCATGGCCACGCTGCGGGCGACGAGGTGCTGCGCTCGGCAGCGGCGTCGCTGCTCGCGGCAATCCGGCCGTTCGATCGCCTCTTTCGTACCGGCGGCGAAGAATTCGCGGCACTCCTTTCCGGGGGCGATCGAACCACTGCTCGCGGTGCCGCCGACCGACTGCGCGAAGCCGTCGGAGCAGCATCGGTCACCATTGGCGGGAGCCGCGTGGTGACGACCGTCAGCGTCGGCGTGGCGATGTCACACTCGGCATCCGACGGGGCGACGCTGGTGGCGGCAGCGGATGCCGCGCTCTACCGAGCCAAGGAAACCGGCCGCAATCGCGTGGTCGTCAGCGGTGAGGAAGCGTAGAGTCAGTCGATCGCAGCCGGGGGGCCGTTACCACCTCTCCGATCATCTCTCGACGCGTACCGTCACGGCGCCGAGTGCGGGAATCG
This region of Gemmatimonadales bacterium genomic DNA includes:
- a CDS encoding diguanylate cyclase, with protein sequence MLHAIWKGGSLRSWIAIGMAVAILPLGASAIGGYLVLGRGVVASFQDVAARQRNQLDPTQRLRLLLADATEPLDDFVDEGDPRDPAAYREARGRIESLFADLGPRMQRDSALRSLVARAEDDWTSADRIATRVLAVRRAAGDTANAAQMDEFHGLVNSADDKLGALYEDLAADVHADHDQALRDVERSEWLAVAAAILSALAILVGVIIIGRVISGSVERLVSGAERFAAGDREHRIDVTVPPELHRVAQEFNRMIGRIHESEDALADLARRDSLTRLLNRRAFDEALIEMFARQERFGEPFALVLFDLDHFKRVNDVHGHAAGDEVLRSAAASLLAAIRPFDRLFRTGGEEFAALLSGGDRTTARGAADRLREAVGAASVTIGGSRVVTTVSVGVAMSHSASDGATLVAAADAALYRAKETGRNRVVVSGEEA